In the Burkholderia glumae LMG 2196 = ATCC 33617 genome, one interval contains:
- a CDS encoding sterol desaturase family protein, whose translation MSEFLAYLTTHGLVISGVAFLAIFALERAFPKYDYPRDLNLKRVFRNAVVGVSYRAIFSPVVIAPLMLYVTRDLPYRLPRPDWFTGVTAFVIDIFILDCLNYSIHYFAHKIPVLWRFHTLHHLDTHIDSTTGFRQHFGEKFLVLAIRLPVMYAFAIPYKTVIAFEVISFCVTTFHHSNINIPERLERALSKLFVMPTFHNIHHGREVEYTDTNYGFIFSIWDRLFGTYSIDYRPQAFSNGLDHHDDFSAAKLLYLPFTTTPVKEWK comes from the coding sequence ATGAGCGAATTTCTTGCCTACCTGACCACGCACGGGCTGGTGATCAGCGGCGTGGCATTCCTCGCGATCTTCGCGCTCGAAAGGGCTTTCCCGAAATACGATTACCCGCGCGACCTGAACCTCAAGCGGGTTTTCCGCAACGCGGTGGTAGGCGTGTCGTATCGCGCGATCTTCTCGCCGGTGGTGATCGCACCGCTGATGCTCTACGTGACGCGTGACCTGCCTTATCGGCTGCCGCGCCCCGACTGGTTCACCGGCGTCACGGCATTCGTCATCGACATCTTCATCCTCGATTGCCTGAACTATTCGATTCATTATTTCGCGCACAAGATCCCGGTGCTGTGGCGGTTCCATACGCTGCACCACCTCGACACGCATATCGACTCGACCACCGGCTTCCGCCAGCATTTCGGCGAGAAATTCCTGGTGCTCGCGATTCGCCTGCCGGTGATGTACGCATTCGCGATTCCCTACAAGACCGTGATCGCCTTCGAAGTTATTTCGTTTTGCGTGACGACCTTCCACCACAGCAACATCAACATTCCGGAGCGGCTGGAGCGCGCCCTCAGCAAGCTGTTCGTGATGCCGACCTTCCACAACATCCACCACGGCCGCGAAGTCGAATACACCGATACCAACTACGGCTTCATTTTCAGCATCTGGGATCGCCTGTTCGGAACCTATTCGATCGATTACCGTCCGCAGGCCTTCTCGAACGGCCTCGATCACCACGACGATTTCTCCGCCGCCAAGCTGTTGTACCTGCCTTTCACCACCACGCCCGTGAAGGAATGGAAGTAA
- a CDS encoding LuxR family transcriptional regulator translates to MASVDNPCNLGFPAAEPASPLAELLDKARVSAQLHVIGGGYRLAAAARERGDTPESLLDAVLPIARRLGFAYLEYFFNTSLPVSAPRKLVIGNFPPAWSRREGADEVSEANPIIARCKSSMMPMAWDEASFASHPDFRAMLARAGIGGGWSQLVRDGAGNWGVLTVARTACRYAGAMEVEAEAQLLWLAHIVHSRLCQMLRPPMTGANRVLLTEMEKTILRWTVDGKTSGELAEILQVSARTVNFHVQNILAKMNTCNKTAAAAQAALLGLLY, encoded by the coding sequence ATGGCAAGCGTCGATAATCCGTGCAATCTGGGCTTTCCCGCCGCGGAACCCGCCTCGCCGCTGGCCGAATTGCTGGATAAAGCGCGCGTGTCGGCGCAGCTGCACGTCATCGGTGGCGGCTATCGCCTCGCCGCGGCGGCGCGCGAGCGCGGCGACACCCCGGAGAGCCTGCTGGACGCGGTGCTGCCGATTGCCCGGCGCCTCGGGTTCGCCTATCTGGAGTATTTCTTCAATACCTCGTTACCGGTGTCGGCGCCGCGCAAGCTGGTGATTGGCAATTTTCCGCCGGCCTGGAGCCGGCGCGAAGGCGCCGACGAGGTATCGGAAGCCAACCCGATCATTGCCCGGTGCAAGTCCTCGATGATGCCGATGGCCTGGGACGAAGCCTCCTTCGCATCGCACCCGGACTTTCGCGCCATGCTGGCGCGCGCCGGCATAGGCGGAGGCTGGTCGCAGCTCGTCAGGGATGGCGCCGGCAACTGGGGGGTGCTGACGGTGGCGCGCACCGCCTGCCGCTATGCGGGGGCGATGGAGGTCGAGGCGGAGGCGCAACTGCTCTGGCTTGCGCACATCGTCCATTCGCGCCTGTGCCAGATGCTGCGTCCGCCGATGACGGGAGCCAACCGGGTGCTGCTGACCGAGATGGAAAAAACCATCCTGCGCTGGACCGTGGACGGCAAGACCTCCGGGGAACTGGCGGAGATCCTGCAGGTGTCGGCAAGGACCGTCAATTTCCATGTCCAGAACATTCTTGCCAAGATGAATACCTGCAACAAGACGGCCGCAGCAGCACAGGCCGCACTGCTCGGCCTGCTCTACTAG